The segment TCGTCAGTCAGGTTTCCCCGTCTTCGGCGTATCTCTCCACGGTCGTCGCTCTCCTGCCTGGGTTCGCAGAGACGGCCGGTGCAGCGCCCGCTCAGACGGGCGTTGGAGTCGAAGCGACTGCCGCCGAGCCGGACCCGTTCTTCCTGATTCCGGAGGTAGGGATCGTCGTTCTCGTCCTCTGGCTCGTCGTTCCGTTCCTCGTTGGGTATTACCGGTTCAGCGTCGCAGATCTGTAGCGCCAACTACCGAAACACCACAAACCAAACACGATGATGACAAACGAAAGTATGCAAATCGTTCGTCTTCCGAAGGAAACGGTTTCTCTCGACGGAGTCGTCTAAAGAACCATGTCATCGATACTCAAGCAACGGATCAGCCAGTACCGAATTACGTCGTTCTTCGTACTGGCGTACGCGCTTTCGTGGACGCTCGATGCGATTCCGAAGCTCCTCGGAATGGACCCATCTTGGAGTCGATGGTTCATCGAAGGCTTCCTGAGCCCGCTTTCACCGGGAGTCGCTGCTGCAATCGTCCTGTGGGCGAGCGGTGAGAGCGTTAGGAAGTGGCTCGGTGACGTCTTCACCTGGCGGGTTCATCCCAAATGGTACGCCGCTGCGATCCTGATCCCGTTCGCTATCACGTATGCGGCGGGAGTCGCCTCGTGGGCACTCGGTGGGCCGATCGACTGGGCGGCCTTCGATTTCGACCCGATCACGATCGTTATCGGAATCGTTCTTGGAACGTTTATCGGCGGTGGTCAAGAGGAGTTCGGGTGGCGAGGGTTCGCCCAGACCGAACTGCAAGAACGGTATGGCGGATTGTCTGCGGCTCTCATCGTCGGCGTATTCTGGGGGCTCTGGCACCTCCCCCAATTCATCCCTGGCGGATTCCGCGCCGACTGGCCGCTCGAACTTATCGTCGCCTATTTCGTGGGGATTATCGCGTTCTCCGTGCTCCTCGGGTGGGTGTTCAACGGATCGAACGGGAGCGTGCTGTTAGCCATGCTGATGCACGGAACCGACAACGCGACGACGGGACAGGTTCCGCTCGATCTGGACGTCGTCCTCGTCGGTGACGCTATCGACTGGAGTACGCTCGCCACGTTGAACGGATCGCACGCGATTATCACATGGGCGGTCGTACTGCTCGTCGTCGTCACGACCGGTGTCCACCTGTACGATTACCGAGTCAGTCCGGACTGGAACACGGAGTCGTAACCTAGCATCGGTCGGGAGAACAGTAGGGGACTACCACCGGAACCAGCCAACAGAGGGACACAATCTCCCATTATCACGCGACCCGTGCTATCGCGACGGCTTCCCGATAGCACGAAACCGCCAGCAGCAGATACCCGCCGACCAAGAGCACCCACTCTCGGCGCGTCAGCGACCAGTCGCTGGGAGATCGTACGCGGTCGAACTCCTCTTTCAACCGAGGTCCAGATTTCTGATGCCACAGCATCACGCCCCGCGTCGCGACCACGATTGCAATGAACGCCGTGATCTCCATCGGGCCGCTCCGTTCAACGAGCACAGCCAGCGACGGCGCTATCCGTTCTCCTCCGATGGCGAGCGATCCGGTCCCCCAGACCGCCCCGTACCATGGTGCTTGGACGACCTCGATGACGTATCCCATCGGTGTGTTCACCGACCGGAGCGTGTTCGCGCCGATAGCGATCAGGGAGACGCCGGCGTTCCACCCGAACAGCCACAGGAATTCCCGAGTGATACTCCCCGCGTACCGCGCGGTTACGCCCGGATTCCCACCGCGTAACAACCCTTGTCAGTTACCCACGACTAAAGTCGTGGGCTTGGATCTCGTCGGACCAGACGAGAGGGGCAATTTAATTGTTCGTGTTCCTCGTCCTCAAGCCGAGGGAGGGGGTTCCTGCCTCGTTTCGGAGTCGTCAGTCCCGAACTTCGAGGGTCGACTGACAGGCGGCCCCTTCCAAGAGAGAACCCCCCGTGGTCAGTAGGGGAGCAACGGTATTGACGCTCTTTTGCCCTCATGGAAGTGTTCTCACTTCGGACAGAGAACAACTTAATTGTATTGTCGGGCTTCCTCCCACGGCTACAGCCGTGGGCTTCCGCCCTTGAATCTATGTGAGCGTTGACCCGGCCCCGCTGATCGCCCACACGCTCCACAGCGACCACGAGATAGTGTACGTGAGGGCGGTGTACCCGAGGAATGTCGCTCGGGGCGACCAGTCTGCGACAGCGATGGCGTATGATCGTGGCGGCATTCAGTCACACTCGATAGTTTGTGGCGCGACCTCCGCGCGCCGGGACTATAGTAGTGCATGGGCTCGGGCGCTCAGGTCATAGAGTGGTGTGTGCATGCTCAGGTTCCTCCCGAGATGGTGACGGGCTCGAACCGCTGAAGACCGAAGTACGTGTTCAGGACGGCGCCGAACCCGACGACTGCGACGACCAGTTGTGCGATCCCGCCGAGGTACGGTACGAATCCGAGGAGTTCGAGGACGAGCAGAAACGCAGCTATCCCGGCGAGCGTCGCGACTCCATCGCGCTCGATTGGAAGACGCGTCCCGATAAGGTACCCGAACACGGCTTGGCCGTAGAGGATGATGAGAAATTCGGCGATGAGACCGACGATCGCGACCGGGAGCAAAATGAGGGTGAACGCCATATAGACGAAGAGTACGAGGAGGGTCGTTGCGCCGAGGCTGCCGACAACGGCGTTGACGAGAGCATGCTCGGTGATAGCCGCGCCGACGTTCTCGATGACGAGCGGGTGCCGTTCGACGAGCCACCACCCGAACGCACCGAGAACGAGGAACTGCAGGAGGAATCCTACGACCCGCTGAGCGGGCGAACTCGACCGAGTTGGCGGCTCAAATTGCGATATCTGTCCGACCGAAGTATCGGAGCTGACCGTAGCAGACCCCGAATAGGTCTGGAACGTTCCGGTTACGGTCGCGCCGTCATTGACCGAGAGATTCCCGGCGAGGAGCGTCACGTCGCCGTCGACCGTCCCGTCGATGTCTGTGGTGCCACCGATCACGTAGACGTTGCCGTCGACGGTCGCGTTCTCGGGCACGGTGGTCGTTCCACCGGCGACCACGTGGACATCCGCGAGCGATTCGATGTCGTTGTCGCCCTGGAACGTCACCGACATCTCTTGGACGTCGCTGCCCCCAGCGGAGATCATGAGGAGGACGACGATGAGGAGCGGGATAGCTTCCGTCGGACTCATCCGCTCGCACCTCCGTTCTCGTAAGCGAGTTCGACCATTCGTTTAGCGTACAGCCCTACAGCGAGCCCGAACAAGAGGAGCAGAGAGAGCGCCTGCACCACGTTCAGGTGGGAGAGAAGCGTGAGGTCGACCGCTTGAAAGTACAACGCGAGCGCGGTGCTGGAGAACGTGGCGAGCCATCCGGCGACGCCGATTCCGATTGCGGAGTGGGTGCCGATCGTCTCGGGCGTCGAGAGGTCGGGCCAGAGTGCGAAGTTCAGCGTCGTGTAGAAGCTCACGGCAATCGCGTACAGAGCGGGATTCAAGGGGGAGGTCTCTTGACCGGCGATGGTCGGGAACAACGCTGCGAATCGGAGGTCGGACGTGTACATGACGTGTGTGAGCGCGAACAGTGCGAACGTCCACAGGAAGACGCGCGAAAGCGAGTAGTTCGCGTAGATGACGCCGGCCATCACTGCACCGATGACGTGTGCAACGGCGATGAACAGCCGCGTCGAGAGATCGGGCGATTGCCAGGAACTCAGGAGGAGCGAGGGGGTGTCGATGATCCGGAGGAATCCGAGGCTGTCGATGAAGAACACACCGAACATCAAGACGACCGGGACGGCGAACGCGAGACTCCGCGTTTGAATCGGGTCCCCATAACAGAACCGCCCAGTGCCGTACGTCTCGTGTTGCGTCCCGAGAGTGTCGAGTATCGCTTCGAGGCGGTTGAAGCTGGTGAACGAGAGGACGCCGAGCACGAGGAGGCCCGGTGCCATCGCGGCGACCATTAACTGGCTGAAGACGTCGACAGACCAAGAGAGCGGAATCGCGTTTGCCAGAAAGTACGCAATCGCCGTGATCCCCGCGGCGACGTACCCGCGGTCCGGCACGGGAACGAGGTCAATTGCGAGCGAGAACGAGACGGGAAATCCGACGCCGAGCCCTATCGATGCGAGGATGATCCACCCCCCGAACACGGGAACGGTTCGAATCATGGGGGCGACGAGTGTGAGCGCGAACTGGACGCAGACGACGCCAAATAGGAGTCGGAGCTTCGTTCGGAGGTTCGTGCTCCACCCGCGTCGGTCCATCGTTGTTCCCGTCGCGACTGCGACGACGAGCGTCACGAGCGCCAGCGCCGCCATCCACATCGAGACGGCAGTCTCGGACATCCCAACGAGGCGCGTGCCGAGGTCGATGAGCCCCAACTGCACGAACGTGATGTTGTAGTAGTACCCGGCGACCATCAGCGCGACGAAGAGACCGTACCCGGCCACTGTCATCCACCGACGCTCCCGAACGTGCGTGCTCAACTCCATTTAAGTCGTCTCGGCTGTTCGTGAACGCGAACGACCATTAAACGCGGTGTTGTAAGCAGTTGAACCCACCGTCATCGCGTTGCTTCGGTATACAATCACCGCCGCCGGCTTGAACGCTCTTCCGCTGTCAGCCCCTCCTCAACAGCTTCGACGAAACCACACTGAGAATCCGCTCGTATCAACGATCGTAGTATCATGCCCAACGATAGTACCCGACAGTGCCCGGACGACCGGACACTAATTGTCGT is part of the Halogeometricum sp. S1BR25-6 genome and harbors:
- a CDS encoding CPBP family intramembrane glutamic endopeptidase — protein: MSSILKQRISQYRITSFFVLAYALSWTLDAIPKLLGMDPSWSRWFIEGFLSPLSPGVAAAIVLWASGESVRKWLGDVFTWRVHPKWYAAAILIPFAITYAAGVASWALGGPIDWAAFDFDPITIVIGIVLGTFIGGGQEEFGWRGFAQTELQERYGGLSAALIVGVFWGLWHLPQFIPGGFRADWPLELIVAYFVGIIAFSVLLGWVFNGSNGSVLLAMLMHGTDNATTGQVPLDLDVVLVGDAIDWSTLATLNGSHAIITWAVVLLVVVTTGVHLYDYRVSPDWNTES
- a CDS encoding polymer-forming cytoskeletal protein, coding for MSPTEAIPLLIVVLLMISAGGSDVQEMSVTFQGDNDIESLADVHVVAGGTTTVPENATVDGNVYVIGGTTDIDGTVDGDVTLLAGNLSVNDGATVTGTFQTYSGSATVSSDTSVGQISQFEPPTRSSSPAQRVVGFLLQFLVLGAFGWWLVERHPLVIENVGAAITEHALVNAVVGSLGATTLLVLFVYMAFTLILLPVAIVGLIAEFLIILYGQAVFGYLIGTRLPIERDGVATLAGIAAFLLVLELLGFVPYLGGIAQLVVAVVGFGAVLNTYFGLQRFEPVTISGGT
- a CDS encoding MFS transporter; protein product: MELSTHVRERRWMTVAGYGLFVALMVAGYYYNITFVQLGLIDLGTRLVGMSETAVSMWMAALALVTLVVAVATGTTMDRRGWSTNLRTKLRLLFGVVCVQFALTLVAPMIRTVPVFGGWIILASIGLGVGFPVSFSLAIDLVPVPDRGYVAAGITAIAYFLANAIPLSWSVDVFSQLMVAAMAPGLLVLGVLSFTSFNRLEAILDTLGTQHETYGTGRFCYGDPIQTRSLAFAVPVVLMFGVFFIDSLGFLRIIDTPSLLLSSWQSPDLSTRLFIAVAHVIGAVMAGVIYANYSLSRVFLWTFALFALTHVMYTSDLRFAALFPTIAGQETSPLNPALYAIAVSFYTTLNFALWPDLSTPETIGTHSAIGIGVAGWLATFSSTALALYFQAVDLTLLSHLNVVQALSLLLLFGLAVGLYAKRMVELAYENGGASG